Below is a window of Lytechinus variegatus isolate NC3 chromosome 4, Lvar_3.0, whole genome shotgun sequence DNA.
CGTCGTCTCCGACCATGTAGTACGTAGGGTGTGTCCTGGTCGTCATTTGGTAGGGGATCCGGCTGGGGTAGTCCGATCGTTCCCTCACGCAGACCTGGCTCCAGTCGCGACCGGTTAAAGATGCCGGCGTCGGAATACGACCCTGGTGACCCCACATCCGCCCAGATGAACTTGTAGTCAGAGTTTACCACTGCAAGCATGACGATGGAAAAGAAGCCTTTGTAGTTGTAGTAAAGTGAGCCGGTCTTGGGGGGCTTCTTGATGGCGACATGTTTCCCATCGATCGCGCCACAACAGTGGGGAAAGTTCCATCTGTCTCCGAATCCATCGGCTACCGGGCGCCACTCATCTTCTGTCTGGGGAGTGGCCCACATCTCGTCCTCGTATTCGTCGTAGATGGCCTGACAGACCTCGGGGACGAACAGAGAGATGGTGTTGTGTGGGACACGAAACGCGAACGCCAGATCATGATAGCTGCTTCCGGTCGCCAAGAACCTCAAGGTGATCGCCAGCTTCAGCCCAGGATCCAAGGGGGTTCGATGCCTGCAACAGAagagggtgaaatatgaataaaatcaaactagaataaATATGGATGGAAGACATTTCAGCACAATTAGACAGTAGGTTCATGAAGTGTAAACTTACGTTGTGGTCTTGGCAATGCGGGGGCCAACTCGGTCAAGCAACTCATAGAACATCTGTGGCACCATGCGGAGGTAGGATTTGAAATCGGCAGCGTGCTCGGCCTCGAGTTCCCTCATGAGCGTCTCATACTGGCCGAAACGAGGTCTGCGTAGGATCCACTCGCGCACCCACCAACGTCTTATTCTTCTGCCGGCCCTTTGTCGCTCCCTCTCGGCTTCTTCGAGCAGTGCTGCCAGGACCAAGTTGTACTGGAACCTCGCCTGAGCTAGCTCGTGTTCTAACAACGCCATTCGTAGTCTTCTCGGTGCAGCCATAGTGATGAACTGACCATTCCAGGTAGGGTGGACATATATATACAGGTATGGAATAGCTGACCATCGGCCCCCCAAGTCCGAGGTACACCGGCCGAACATCGGCCGGGCAGTGTTCGAAGCCCGTTAACAACCCGGCCGGTGATCGCACGGTGTCCTTTAACCTGCTCGGGTACCGGCCGTATACCCCCCGATGTCCGGCCGACCATCGGCCGGACATCGGCCGGTAGTTGCTGCCACATCGGCCGAAAAAAATCTCCACTTTTGAGACAGACTCCGGACGGTCATCGGCCGGTGTTTGGTCGGTCGCCTGTAGATTTCCGGACGGAGCCCGGTCACGTCACCGAGCTATGCCACCGATGAGGGGAGCTCGGCGACACCTCAAAAATCCACCGAGCTCCACCGATGCCGGACACCGGCCGGGCTATGTGACCTAGGCTTTAGGCAAATagtactcttccatgtactccaatacatattatggctaaaatgtcatttttccaaaaagttttattttaaattgtatttttcgttaatgaggacataaaacaatatactgcCTGGATTATATTCAGATttctgccccaggggaatgggtacttataggagaaaaccacaaatccctgataataaagtacatggcctatgggaaagttgtccttgccccttgtcataatttacttacccagttgccaatttgaaatctacattctattagtgatctcaattttaaagcagctataactttcttattgcttgtccgatttttttttcaaactttcgccattctatttaatttattttttcgccttcccaacacaacattttatggccaaggctggattcccctttaacagccAACAAGTTTTAGGGTCTAGACATGGTGTGTGACGCAAATTTGTTTAAAGCTTCGAGCGATCAAAAAACCCGTCtcttttaaataaaagaaattgtgatatattttgacacAATTTTCAGAAAACTACATTGcatttcacccattttttcacttcCATCTTTCCTTTTCTAACATGTTCTTGGTCGCGATTTTTTGTCCACCCCATCTGAACGCTAGTGACCCGGGCCACTTGCCCCATCGCCCCATTTACCCtttacacacttaaaatgttgggcagtATTTGGTAATGTATgctggtaaataaataaataaataaatatatatatattcggTATTCCACGTGTTGGAGTAATATTAAGAGAAACAAGGTTGAAACTTTCATGCTTTAATCCAACAAAATTTATTGAAGTCCACACATTTTCGAAGAGTACTCACTTGATAAAGACGGTATGTActcatcgaaaaaaaaaatattatatatatattacccaATTATCAGTTTTTATAACCCAATTTGGACAGATATTAACCAATAGTTGtttggacagtatgttgcccagtgaTGGTTAAAAATTGAGCTTTTTTTACCCGATACGCCGGGGTTTCGAAAGTTTCACAACGCCGTTGATCCTTATGTGCAGTCACACTTGCAAAACCAATTACCGACCGATCACgcagctattacgttatttccaatggcaAGCCATCGCTCgtattgcaatttttttaagtgtgaCTGCTACGCAACATTATATACCGACTGCATTCGCGCGCTGGCACCCCCGAAGCTGTCTCCACAATAATGCGTCTACAGTTTGTTTGCTAACAAGTAATTCACACTCGTGTGTGATTTTCCCCAAGGTACGCCCCCTCCCAacgtttgtgtgtgtgtatgggggggggaCCTCTTctacgattaaaaaaaacaacaacacctCTCACACAGTGtattattgatttatgtatgaatttatgtttatgaaaaatgtactgaaatggaagaaaataaatatttgaattgaattgaatatactCCTTGGAGTGGATTGCGATTCACGAGCCCATAAATTTCGAAAATTGAAAGTCAATCCAAAAGATTCCGGTCAGGGACCGATCCAAAATTGGACCGAAAGTTTCAATCCATTAAAATTGAATTCTAAATGGATTATAATAAACATTTCAATCCAACTCTGGATTGGTTCCTGATCGCAATTTATTTAATTCTAAGGAATTTTAAGTGCCATCATGTATGGAAGAAATAGATAATTATTTCACTGTATAGATAATTATTTCACTATCTGAACTTTTGGAAAAATCTCGAgaaaatcttgattttttttattcatccctCGTGACCCGTCGAATCTGTTGCGCAAAATGAAAATCTTACTGAATAATTCCCTTTGTAAGCACAAAAacgatatgattattttttttcttgtacaaaaCTACGAATTTTAAGATATGACCCCGCACAATCCTCCCCGTGTTTTAAAATCTTCTTTGTGACCTGTTACTGCGACAACATAAAATTGTGTTTTATCAACAGACCATTGGCATTAATTTTTGCTGGAGAAGTCATGGATCACTGGCACAATAATATACCACCAAGACGTATATAGGGATTTCAATGAAttaacatacatttttttaatacagagAAGTCTAAATTTACTGAATGAAGATTAGTACTGGATTGATGTTTCTTGTGGCATTTGAAGGGCAATtttatgaggaaaaaaaatgtcgtATACGTCTAAACTAGTATTACATCATGCACcttaaaaacaaacaacaaaacaataaaacagaaataataGCACGATTATACCTAGAAATCCAATGAATAATCTAATGGCCATTATTTGCACTTTATATCTTCTTGATTGAAGCACCTATTGTAATCAACTAGATAGCCCATAAAATACAATTGGAAGAAATATGTCTAGGAGATTTTTAAGAGAAGAAATAAGAATAGCAATACCCGCAAATCCATTAAATGTTCGCATAGTTGACTGATAGACAGATATGAATGATTTTTGATTTTCCAGAACACGAAGTTACAAAAGTTTGCAGGTAGGAAGCGTCATTcactaaaaacatttttttttcagttatcaATAATTCGGTCATAAAAacagggagggggtgggggaggagGGAGCAGCTACCCCCATCCCCTTcgcgaaccccccccccccaaaaaaaaaaaaaaaaaaaaaaaaaaaaaaaaacaaaaaaaaccccgTCAAATTCCCACAACAATCCACTCAATGCGCGTACCTGatcattaaatttcaataaagaaatacatccccctaatgaatgaatagataggtagatagatagatatatagataggtaggtatgtagatagatagatagaaagatagaaaaaaagaaagatagatagatagatagatagatggatggatagatagttACATAGaaagttagatagatagataaatagatagatgtagatatagatgaatgaataaataactaattaaataaaaaattaatgaataaatcaatgcataagtaaataaataatcatgatcAGCTCAATCGTTTTTGCTTTATCTTTGCTTGCGTCCATGATCTAGAACTCACTTTGGTCAGAGAGCTTTGCACTGTAAACCAATACATCAACCATATTAAGAAGgatatatttttcttaagaATATGAACGATTTTTTAGTCTTTCCCAAAATCGTAATGgtatttcttcaaaataatctCCAGAATACAAGGAAGCGATGTTTTTTCTTAATGCGTTTATGTTTATTATTCAAGGGTCTCCGATcttcaaacatattttgtttatgatttgaCCCGACTATATGTACTCTTATCTGTAAATTTTAACACCATATTTGTTGTGAatgtaattatgtttttataCAAATTGGAATGAAGTAAACAAAACAAGCAACTAATTAACTTGGTATTTGGTCATTAAAAAACCCCGCTTGGACTGAAGACAAGGCTAAGCTGGGTGAATGTCCCACTCTTGAAAGGAGactgttttcttttcatcttcaaCAAGTTTGTCTTCCGTCTTTGTGTATCTATTTTTGTTCGTTATGTCTCTTCTCTATGGTATCGGTGATGTTGTAAACGTATACTGGAAGCAATTCGAGCTGTACCTAGAATTACACTGACAAAAAAGCATCCTGAGACCAATGCTAACTTACAGTCACACGGACGAATCCGACTTCAAACCGATCGCTGGTATGTCGTTGGAAACAACGGAATGCTTTTGTTTGTTTGGAGTCTGGATCAACAGTGTGACTTGGAAAATTGGAATTTATGCTAATCGCGGGAGGGACAGTaagacaaataataataataagaagaagaagaagaagaagaagaagaaggaaaagaagaagaagaaggagaagaagaaggagaagaagaagaagaagaagaagaagaaaaaaagaagaagaagaaaaaaggaaaagtaaaaaagaggaggatgagaagaaggagaagaaaaaaaagaaagagaagaagaaaaaggagggggtagagagagagagagagaggggggggggggggaagaagaaGGAGTAGAACTGAACCGCTAAtgagtcattttttttattttacttaattatgaataataaatagacaaagtggaaattagactatTTAGGTATTACACTAAGTGTAGTCCTAAGTGACAATTATACACTAAGAAAAtatggtgcaaaattgcacccTTCAAACGCAAAAAAAGTACCCTTTATGGTGCAAATCtgcatctgattttttttttccaccgACGGTGCAGTTTGCTACATTTCAGAATTGTACCCTCTATAGGGGaaggtgcaaaattgcacattttgaACGCAACAATTAACGCATCCTAATAAAGGTGCACAGTTGGGTGCCAATTGGCATTCCAGTGTTCAAACAGCAGCGACTTGACTTGTGTATTTACACCCCAAACGTTTCTGGAAGTATGGGGCGCACTCTCaaactgttttttttcatagaaaaacaacaacaacaacatcatgtAGATCGTATGAATATTACCTATCATTGTGATCAGTTTTCTAAATATAACCCTTGCATTAGTATAAATCAAATGCAATTAAAACTACTTTCGATCGATAATCTGATGATGATCAAAATGGCGATTGCTGAAGTCAATCTTTTTAATCGCTTTATTAATTTGAAACCTTGCCATTACTCTTTAAAGCGTGCATCTCTGACAGTCTTATCTGAAGTTATGCTTGTTTTAATTATAGTGTAGAAACGGCGCCATATCATCATGATAGTGGCGATGAAATGACAACCTTAATAAttactttgaaatttatttgaTGAAGTTTGGAAGGTTTTAGCTACGATCTCGTTATACTACCAATTATCCTCTAAGTGGAATTGGATAATTAAAGTATTATATACTAAATCAATTATTTCCAGTAACTTCGTAATCTTCGTGAGCTCATAAGTGATATTCATCCCCTTTATCCCTAACTTTACTTTAGTTTTACTACGTAATTTATAAACTTCATCTGAATTAAGCCATGCCCGTCGTTAAGGGGCGGATCAGGGGGCAACGGGCAGAAATCTTGTAAACTATGCCCGTTGCCCTTGGTTACCACCTTGACCTCAAGTTCGACCAATCAGAGGAAGGGATTATTCGACATTCTTAAAGAGAGGTttataattcattatattttgagTATTATATACAATAATTTACTTCCTTTTAGTTATCGTCATCGCTTTCATATTCATGGCCATAATATCTCATACTTGCCACattcttcttgattttttttttactagctGTTaaaaccaccaccatcaccttcataatcatcaccatcaatatcatcatcttaACAATGATAAGagaaatcatcatcatcacctttatcatcatcatcaccctcatcatcatcaccatcatcatcatcatcatcaccatcatcatcaccctcatcatcaccctcatcatcatcaccatcatcatcaccctcatcatcaccctcatcatcatcaccatcatcatcatcatcatcatcatcatcttcttctccacAATCGTTCTTCAACCATTTCTAAACAATTATTCTCActgtcatttcatttattatcaaagcatacttttttcttaataatttcTTGATAATCGGTAATTgaaatctattcatttattcctattttgaaatccacttttaaaaataatcattgcTTCCATTCAACGATGCATTAATTCATTTGGTAGattatttatgattattattatgtattctaatatttattatcaatatttctttatgttGGGGTTGTTTTTATCAATTGATTGTCCACACCAACACACACTGAAAATCATATACgtcgggtttttttttcttcttcaattaTTACGCTCTTCCGAGGCGTACCTGGTgcaatgtacactgtacatcGTCGGTACGTAATCCACTTCGAAGGTTGTCCCTTATACTGCTCCACTAACAACGCTGTATTGggaaatgatgataataataaaaatatgataaattagTGGGCGCTCGCGAGGGAAAGAGTAAGCATGCCGAAAatatgatgtattttatttacgGTACACATTAAGGGTATTAAGCGGAGGTTTGGGGGAGAAGGAAGCAGACTTTAAGTCTGTGGCTAAGTACGAAGCGTACAGAGACGGGATAGCGCGTGATTAAAGTGGTATCTGTCCGTTCGAATCTCCGTGTTTTCTCCTAAGCAGTGAGGTAGATGGTAAATGTTGTTACATGAAAAGAAagacggattttttttttttttttttggggggggggaggaatgATGTGAAGGCAGAATGAAGACAATCTGACAGGGTTGCCATGGGAACTGAATATTTATATAACTCTGTAGCCATTGCATGTGTTGGCTACCATTTTCGTAAAGCTAAGCAACTTTCACGAGTACTTGTATCACTACAACTGCCAACACAGCCATAATCACTTCAGCCACTATTAAGGTTTCTAACAAATCAAATCTTCCATActctaaaataataattacatttatCATTACTACTGCCATAACCACGAACACTAACACCGACACCATATTGGCGCCACCAGCACCACTATACCACCGCAAACACCAacatttactactactactactactactactactactactactactactactactactactactactactactactactactactactactaccactactcctactactactacttctactactactactactactactactactactactactactactactactactactactactactactactactactactactactactactacgacgacgacgacgacgacgacgactactacgactactactaatT
It encodes the following:
- the LOC121413048 gene encoding putative nuclease HARBI1, encoding MAAPRRLRMALLEHELAQARFQYNLVLAALLEEAERERQRAGRRIRRWWVREWILRRPRFGQYETLMRELEAEHAADFKSYLRMVPQMFYELLDRVGPRIAKTTTHRTPLDPGLKLAITLRFLATGSSYHDLAFAFRVPHNTISLFVPEVCQAIYDEYEDEMWATPQTEDEWRPVADGFGDRWNFPHCCGAIDGKHVAIKKPPKTGSLYYNYKGFFSIVMLAVVNSDYKFIWADVGSPGSYSDAGIFNRSRLEPGLREGTIGLPQPDPLPNDDQDTPYVLHGRRRRLPPTAIHDEALPSSAPETGRADLQLPVFQGTPCG